AGCCTGCATACTCACTACGCGACGTTGAAGGCAGCGCCATCGACGGCTGCAGCCAATTCGGCAATCTTATCCGGGCGGAATCCTGACCAGTGATCGGCGTCCGTGATAACAACAGGTGCCTGCTGGTAGCCCAGGCTGAGCACATGCTCAAGAGCGGCGGGATCAGTTGAGATATCCACGCTCTGATATGTGATGCCTTTTTTATCCAACGCACGGTATGTTGCGTTGCACTGGACACATGCAGGTTTGGTGTAAACCGTGACGGTCATGATGGAGATCCCCTTTGTATATAACTGCCTGTGGCTGCCAAGAACGGCTAACTCGCTGCCTGTGGGACCAACGGTTCGCGTCAGGGTCTCGCCAGCTGTTCGAGCTGTTCCAGCGGCTCCTTTGGAACCACTTGAATTCTGTAATAGATACTACATGTAGTGCAGCCACCCAAGGTTGACCCCTACATGATGTATTACAA
This genomic window from Arthrobacter sp. TMP15 contains:
- the nrdH gene encoding glutaredoxin-like protein NrdH, which produces MTVTVYTKPACVQCNATYRALDKKGITYQSVDISTDPAALEHVLSLGYQQAPVVITDADHWSGFRPDKIAELAAAVDGAAFNVA